The window ACTGGCTGCTCGCGGCAGCCGGGCTTCGTTGCGGTCGACCACCGTGACCTGCGCGCCGGAGCGCTGCAGCAGCTGCTGCATGATCAGGCCCATGGTGCCGGCACCGACGACGAGGAAGCGCTCACCGGCTTCGACGCCGACGCGGCGCACGCCGTGCACCGCGCAGGAGACGGGCTCGACCAGCGCGCCCTGCTCCCAGGTCATCGAGTCCGGCATGCGGTAGCAGTTGGCGGACGGCGTGGCGACGTACTCGGCGAAGGCGCCGTTGACGGTGTCGCCGGTGGCGCCCCAGTTCGCGCAGAGGTTGCCGTGGCCGGCGCGGCACGGGCCGCAGTAGCCGCAGAACAGCGACGGGTCGACGGCCACGCGGTCGCCGACCTTCCATTCGCCCGGCACGTCCGCGCCGAGCTCGACGATTTCCCCGGCGAACTCGTGCCCGGGGACGATGGGATACGGCGTGGGCGGGAAGTGCCCGTCGGCGATGTGCAGGTCGGTCCCGCAGATCCCGCACGCTCCGACCTTGACGACGACCTGGCGTTCTCCGGGTTTCGGATCGGGCACCTCGCCGACCCTGATCTCACCGGGCCGGTCGACGATGGCGGCACGCATGCCTTGCCCCTTCCTCGCGCTCATATGAGCGGCGTTGACCTATGGCGTCGAGAACATGTGAAGGCATTACAGGTCTGACGTCGGTGTTACGTCAACCTTTCGTGAAGATTTCGCGCTATAGTGCTCATATGAGCGCGTCCAAGAAGTCGCCGTCGCTGACCGAGGCGGTCCTGCTGGCCACCCTCGCCCGGCGCTTCTACGTGCAGGGACGGTCCAAGCTGGAGATCGCCGACGAGTTCGGCATCAGCCGGTTCAAGGTGGCTCGCATGCTCGACACGGCCATGGAGTCCGGCCTGGTCAGGGTCGAGTTCGCGCTGCCGGCGCCGGTGGACCTGGCGCTGTCGGACGAGGTCCGCTCGGCGTACGGCCTGAAACAGGCACTCGTGCTCGAACGCTCAACCGAGCGCGAGCCGCGGGAGGTGGTCCGGGCCAAGATCGGGACGCTTTCGGCGCGGCTGCTGGAGGAGATCGCGACCCCGTCGGACGTCATCGGGCTGTCGTGGGCGCGCTCGGTGAACGCGATGACCGAGGCGATCCGGTCGCTGCCGCGGTGCCCGATCGTCCAGCTGTGCGGGGTGCAGGCGGGGATGGACATGCGTGGCCGTTCGGTGGAGACGGTCAGCCGCGTGACCTCGGTGTCCGGCGGCGACGCGTACCCGATCTTCGGCCCGCTGGTGCTGCCGGACCGCCGGACGACGGAGACGCTGCGGCGCCAGCCGGGCATCGCGGAGACGTTCGGCCAGTTCCGCCACCTCACGAAGGCGGTGGTCAGCATCGGCGCGTGGCAGCCGGGCGAGTCGACGGTGTACGACGCGTTGGACGAAGCCGAGCGGGCGGCGATCGCGGCCCGCGGCGCGACGGCGGAGGTGGCGGCGCGGCTGTTCGACGCGTCCGGCCACGCCCTCTCGACCGGCTTGGCTCACCACGTCCTGGCGATCAGCCACGAGGAGCTGATGGCGGTCCCGGAGGTGATCGCGTTGGGCTACAGCCGCCCCAAAGCTTCCGCGGTGGACGCGGTCCTGCGCTCAGGAATGGTCTCGACGCTGGTCACCGACGCCGCGGCCGCGGTCCCGCTGTTGGCCTTGGCCGCCAAGAACCCACCCCACTAACCCGCGAGATGCCCCTCCAATCACGCGAGATGCGCCTCCAATCACGCGAGATGCCCCTCCAATCACGCGAGATGCCCCTCCAATCACGCGAGATGCCCCTCCAATCACGCGAGATGCGCCTCCAATCACGCGAGTTACGCGCTCGATCACGCGAGTTCGTCCCGGCGTTGTCGCTGGTCACGCTGGTCGTGCTCGGGTCTGAGCGGCGACGACGTCGTCGCCGTGCTCCGCGGCCCACCGCCCGAAGCCCTCGATCGGCTCCAGGAAGCTTGAACCCAACGCCGTGAGCGCGTACGCGCCTTCGCGTCGCTCGACGAGACCGTCGGACTCCAGGCGCCGCACGGTTTCCGTGAGCACCTTCGCGCTGATCCCGCCGATCGCGCGCCGCAGGTCGACGTGCCGGCGCGGGCCGTCGCGCAACGCCCAGAGCACCACCGGGTTCCACGTGTTGGCGACCAGGTCGAACGCGAGCCGCGTCCGGCAGTCGGCGAGGAAATCCATGGTTACCGTTCGGTTCCTTCCCGGGTTCCTACCGTCGTGCTGGTACAGCCAAGCACAAGGAGGCGGCATGCGGATCGGGATCTTCGGCACGGGCGGGATGGCGGACGCGCTGGGCACGCAGTGGGCGCGCGCCGGCCACGAACTGAGGGTGGCCGGCCGCTCCCCCGGCGAGCTCGCGAAACGGCTCGGCGCGCGCACCGGAACCTGGCGCGAGGTGGCTGCTTTCGCCGACGTGCTCCTCCTGGCCGTCCCCGCGGCGGCCATCGGCGAGGTGCTCGCGCAGGCGGGCCCGCTGCCCGGGAAGGTCCTGGTGGACTGCACCAACGACCCGGCTCTGACCGGCGCGCCGGTGGCTTCGCGGATCGTCACGGAGGCTCACGTGGTCAAGGCGTTCAACCTGGCCCACGTCGACGTCTGGCGGATGACTCCGCCGGTGTTCGGCGGCCGCCCGCTGTCGGTCCCCCTGTGCGGCGACGACCCGGCGGCGCTGGAAGCGGTGAGCACGCTCGTCCGCGACATCGGTGCCAAGCCGGTGCTCGCGGGTGGCTTGGACCGCGCGGCCCTGCTGGAAGCCACGGCGGCGTTCGTCATCGGGTTGTGGTTCGCGGGCGAAGACGCCCAGGCGATCCTGACCCCGGCGGGGTGAGAATGGCCCGATGGTTCGGCACGACCCGGATCTCCTCCTCCCCGGTTCGGTCGTCGCCCAAGCTAGCCGTGCCGGGACGGGCCGGGGACGCTTTGCCCGGATTCGCTTCCGGTCACGGCCGCCACGTTCCCCGCGGCCAGGTCCAGCGCGTGGGCGCGCAATGGCGCGCCGCCTCGCGGCACCAATGTCACCTCGCCCGCGTCGAGGTCCGTCACCAGCGTGCTCAGCGTCATCAGGTCGTCGCCGTCGGCAGCGTTGCGGTGGACGCCGGTCGTCAGCGCCGAAACCAGCCATCGGGCGTCCGGCGACGTCGCCGTCAGGTGCGCGCACACCTCGGCCCTCGCCAAGCTCTCCTCGGACGCCGTGTCCAAAGTGGGCGGCAGCTGGCGGAAGTGGTTGGTGTGCCAGGACAGTCCACTCGCGACAGTCAGCACGGCCGTTTCGTGGCCTGCCTTCTCCACCACCGTCACGGCCGGCGAGCCGACCTGGCCCATCGTGTACGCGAACCCGCCCGCGGACGAAAACCGCCGCAACACCGACACCGCCTCGGCAAGGCTAGACGCGCGCTGGGCCGTCCGCGCCACGAAATGGCGGCCCGCGCACGGCGAAGGCGTCACCACGCTCACGCTGTCGATCCCCCACACCAGACCGTGCGTGGTCAGCGTGAACGTGTTCGACGGCAGGAACCCCGGGTACCACCAGACGCACACGCCCGGCTCGCCGTCGATCAGCAGCGTCAGCAGGCGGCCGATCCCGTCGAACGCCGGAGCGCCGTCCTCGTTGTGGCCGAGCAGCGAAGGCGCGCCGGCCCACGCGAGGTCCGTGCAGCCGGTGCCGTCGTCCGCGCCGAGGTCGCCGCGCAGGTTGGCCAGCAGGAGGTCGTCGAACGGCACGCCCGCCCCCGCGGCCAGCGCCGTCAGCTCGGCGTACGCGTCCGGGTGCTCGACCTGGGACGCCGACTCGATCGCCCGGAACAGCACCGGCGACCGGCCGGCGCGGGCGGACACCGGCCACGACGGCAGTCCCGCCAGGACAGTCCGGATGTCGGCAGCGGCGTACGAGCCCAGCGCCCGGAAAGCGGCTTCCCGGGGCCCGCGGACGACTGTCCAGCGCACGTCGCCGATCCGGTGCTCCCGCACTGTCGCCACCATGTGATCACGATGACTGAGCAGTCAGGAAAAGGCAACGGCTAGTGCGCGCCCACCTCGGTCACCCGCACGACGGCCATCCCGGCCTCGTCGGACGCCGCCAGGTCGACCTCCGCGCTGATGCCCCAGTCGTGGTCGCCGGCGGGGTCGTCGAAGATCTGGCGGACCTTCCAGACGTCCGGCTGCTGCTCGATCATGATCAGCGCCGGGCCGCGCGCGTCCGCGCCGGTGCCGAGTGTCTCGTACTCCTCGAAGTAGTCGGCGATCGCGTCTTCCCACGCCTCGGCGTCCCAGCCGGACGCCGCGTCCAGCTCGCCCAGCACGTTCCACGCCCGCCGCCCGAACAGCTCGACCCGGCGGAACAGCTCGTTGCGCACCAGGACGCGGAACGCGCGCTCGTTGCGCGTGACGCCCGGCGGCAGCTCCGGCGGCCGGTGCGACACCGGCCCTTCCTCCGCAGGGTGGCGCAGGGCCTCCCACTCGTCCAGGAGGCTGGAGTCGACCTGCCGGACCAGCTCGCCGAGCCACTCGATGAGGTCCTGCAGCGGCTCGGTCTTCGCCTCGTCCGGCACCGTGTGGCGCAGTGAGTCGTAGACGTCCGTGAGGTAGCGCAGCACCAGCCCTTCCGACCGGGCGAGCTGGTAGAAGCCGATGTACTCGACGAAGTTCATCGCGCGCTCGTACATGTCGCGCACGACGGACTTGGGCGACAGCTCGTAGTCGTCGACCCACGGGTGGCCCTGCCGGTAGCTGTGGAACGCGCCCTGCAGCAGCTCCTCCAGCGGCTTCGGGTACGTGATGTTCTCGAGCAGCTCCATCCGCTCGTCGTACTCGATGCCTTCGGCCTTCATCGCGTTCACGGCCTCGCCGCGCGCCTTGAACTGCTGCTGCGACAGCACCGGCCGCGGGTTGTCCACAGTGGATTCCACAGTGGACACGACGTCGAGCGGGTAGCTCGGCGACTCCAGGTCGAACAGGTCGATCGCGGCCAGCGCGAACGGTGAAAGCGGCTGGTTGAGCGCGAAGTCGAACTGCAGGTCGACGGTGAGCCGGATGATCCGGCCCTGTTCGTCCGGTTCGGCCAGTCGCTCGACGACGCCGGCGGCGAGCAGCGCGCGGTAGATCGCGATGGCGCGCAGGATGAGCTTGCGCTGCGACGCCCGATCTTCGTGGTTGTCCTCCAGGAGGTGCCTCATCGACTCGAACGCGTTGCCGGGCCGAGAAATCACGTTCAGCAGCATCGAGTGCGTGACCTTGAAGCTGGACGTCAGCGGCTCGGGCTCGGCCGCGATCAGTCGGTCGAACGTGCTCTCGGTCCAGTTGACGAAGCCCTCCGGCGCCTTCTTCCGGACGATCTTCTTTTTCTTCTTCGGGTCGTCGCCCGCCTTCTCGAGCGCCTTGGCGTTCTCGACGACGTGGTCGGGCGCCTGCACGACGACGTAGCCGTCGGTGTCGTAGCCCGCGCGCCCGGCGCGGCCGGCGATCTGGTGGAACTCGCGCGCCTTGAGGTGGCGCTGGCGGACGCCGTCGTACTTCGTCAGCGCGGAGAAGACCACTGTCCGAATTGGTACGTTGATGCCAACGCCGAGGGTGTCGGTCCCGCAGATCACCTTGAGCAGCCCGGACTGGGCCAAGGTCTCGACCAGTCGGCGGTACTTCGGCAGCATGCCGGCGTGGTGGACGCCGATGCCGTGGCGGACCAGCCGCGAGAGCGTCTTGCCGAACCCGGCGGCGAACCGGAAGTCGCC of the Amycolatopsis sp. NBC_01488 genome contains:
- a CDS encoding sugar-binding transcriptional regulator, giving the protein MSASKKSPSLTEAVLLATLARRFYVQGRSKLEIADEFGISRFKVARMLDTAMESGLVRVEFALPAPVDLALSDEVRSAYGLKQALVLERSTEREPREVVRAKIGTLSARLLEEIATPSDVIGLSWARSVNAMTEAIRSLPRCPIVQLCGVQAGMDMRGRSVETVSRVTSVSGGDAYPIFGPLVLPDRRTTETLRRQPGIAETFGQFRHLTKAVVSIGAWQPGESTVYDALDEAERAAIAARGATAEVAARLFDASGHALSTGLAHHVLAISHEELMAVPEVIALGYSRPKASAVDAVLRSGMVSTLVTDAAAAVPLLALAAKNPPH
- a CDS encoding winged helix-turn-helix transcriptional regulator; the protein is MDFLADCRTRLAFDLVANTWNPVVLWALRDGPRRHVDLRRAIGGISAKVLTETVRRLESDGLVERREGAYALTALGSSFLEPIEGFGRWAAEHGDDVVAAQTRARPA
- a CDS encoding zinc-dependent alcohol dehydrogenase family protein, whose translation is MRAAIVDRPGEIRVGEVPDPKPGERQVVVKVGACGICGTDLHIADGHFPPTPYPIVPGHEFAGEIVELGADVPGEWKVGDRVAVDPSLFCGYCGPCRAGHGNLCANWGATGDTVNGAFAEYVATPSANCYRMPDSMTWEQGALVEPVSCAVHGVRRVGVEAGERFLVVGAGTMGLIMQQLLQRSGAQVTVVDRNEARLPRAASLGAVATAKEVSDLNGEKFDVAVDATGAAPAIEAAFDSIRRGGRLLVFGVAPAEARVALSPFRIYNDEITIVGSMAVLHSFGTALDLVASGAIDTDSLLTDTLPLEQYPDALAKMRSGSGLKVQVLPGGSRA
- a CDS encoding DEAD/DEAH box helicase; the protein is MTLTDLLPADPDPDALFEAFTTWTAERGIELYPAQEEAVMEVVSGSNVILSTPTGSGKSLVAVGAHFTALAQGRRSYYTAPIKALVSEKFFQLIEIFGADSVGMMTGDSSVNPDAPIICCTAEILANIALRFGADAPVGQVVADEFHFYSEPDRGWAWQVPLLELPKAQFVLMSATLGDVSFFEKDLTRRTGRPTAVVTSAQRPVPLTFRYALTPLHETMSELLNGGQAPVYVVHFSQAAAIERAQTLMSINVTTKAEKEAIAELIGDFRFAAGFGKTLSRLVRHGIGVHHAGMLPKYRRLVETLAQSGLLKVICGTDTLGVGINVPIRTVVFSALTKYDGVRQRHLKAREFHQIAGRAGRAGYDTDGYVVVQAPDHVVENAKALEKAGDDPKKKKKIVRKKAPEGFVNWTESTFDRLIAAEPEPLTSSFKVTHSMLLNVISRPGNAFESMRHLLEDNHEDRASQRKLILRAIAIYRALLAAGVVERLAEPDEQGRIIRLTVDLQFDFALNQPLSPFALAAIDLFDLESPSYPLDVVSTVESTVDNPRPVLSQQQFKARGEAVNAMKAEGIEYDERMELLENITYPKPLEELLQGAFHSYRQGHPWVDDYELSPKSVVRDMYERAMNFVEYIGFYQLARSEGLVLRYLTDVYDSLRHTVPDEAKTEPLQDLIEWLGELVRQVDSSLLDEWEALRHPAEEGPVSHRPPELPPGVTRNERAFRVLVRNELFRRVELFGRRAWNVLGELDAASGWDAEAWEDAIADYFEEYETLGTGADARGPALIMIEQQPDVWKVRQIFDDPAGDHDWGISAEVDLAASDEAGMAVVRVTEVGAH
- a CDS encoding C45 family peptidase: MVATVREHRIGDVRWTVVRGPREAAFRALGSYAAADIRTVLAGLPSWPVSARAGRSPVLFRAIESASQVEHPDAYAELTALAAGAGVPFDDLLLANLRGDLGADDGTGCTDLAWAGAPSLLGHNEDGAPAFDGIGRLLTLLIDGEPGVCVWWYPGFLPSNTFTLTTHGLVWGIDSVSVVTPSPCAGRHFVARTAQRASSLAEAVSVLRRFSSAGGFAYTMGQVGSPAVTVVEKAGHETAVLTVASGLSWHTNHFRQLPPTLDTASEESLARAEVCAHLTATSPDARWLVSALTTGVHRNAADGDDLMTLSTLVTDLDAGEVTLVPRGGAPLRAHALDLAAGNVAAVTGSESGQSVPGPSRHG
- a CDS encoding NADPH-dependent F420 reductase, giving the protein MRIGIFGTGGMADALGTQWARAGHELRVAGRSPGELAKRLGARTGTWREVAAFADVLLLAVPAAAIGEVLAQAGPLPGKVLVDCTNDPALTGAPVASRIVTEAHVVKAFNLAHVDVWRMTPPVFGGRPLSVPLCGDDPAALEAVSTLVRDIGAKPVLAGGLDRAALLEATAAFVIGLWFAGEDAQAILTPAG